The window ATCAGTGCAAAAGGTGCGGAGCTCCACTCTTCAGATCTGAAGACAAATTTCATTCTGGAAGCGGATGGCCGAGCTTCGACGATGAAATCGAAGGAGCGGTGATAAGACAGACAGACGCCGACGGAATGAGAACGGAAATTTTATGCGCGAACTGCGGGGCGCATCTGGGACATGTTTTTGTAGGAGAAGGGATGACCGACAAAAACACAAGACACTGCGTCAATTCAATTTCCCTTGTGTTTGTACCCGACGATTCCTTTTTGAAAAAAGCCTACTTTTCCGGCGGATGTTTTTGGGGAGTGGAATACCATTTTGAAAAAAAGGAAGGGGTTATATCTGCCATTTCTGGTTACATGGGAGGTTCCGTGGACAATCCTTCCTACCAAGATGTCTGCTCGGGAAACACAGGACACCTGGAGACAGTTGAAGTGACCTACAACCCTTCAAAAGTAAGTTTTGAGGAGCTGACAAAACTATTCTTTGAAATTCACGATCCGACTCAAGTCAACAGACAGGGTCCGGATGTCGGGGAACAATACCGCTCTGCAGTCTTTTACGAAAATGATGAAGAAAAAAAGATTGTCGAAAAGTTAATAGGAATTCTGGAAAAAAAAGGATATAACATTGCCACGGCGCTGATTCCTGTCAGTGAATTCTGGGAAGCTGAAGATTATCATCAGGATTACTACCGGAATAAAGGAGAACAGCCCTATTGCCATAGTTACATCAAA is drawn from candidate division WOR-3 bacterium and contains these coding sequences:
- a CDS encoding bifunctional methionine sulfoxide reductase B/A protein: MRIFFQFILLIGVTNFFSCSEGKNMNQNNYNELTPEEEMVIVHKGTEAPFTGEYYNFFEKGVYQCKRCGAPLFRSEDKFHSGSGWPSFDDEIEGAVIRQTDADGMRTEILCANCGAHLGHVFVGEGMTDKNTRHCVNSISLVFVPDDSFLKKAYFSGGCFWGVEYHFEKKEGVISAISGYMGGSVDNPSYQDVCSGNTGHLETVEVTYNPSKVSFEELTKLFFEIHDPTQVNRQGPDVGEQYRSAVFYENDEEKKIVEKLIGILEKKGYNIATALIPVSEFWEAEDYHQDYYRNKGEQPYCHSYIKRFD